Proteins from one Nicotiana tabacum cultivar K326 chromosome 23, ASM71507v2, whole genome shotgun sequence genomic window:
- the LOC107765360 gene encoding ATP-dependent Clp protease proteolytic subunit 4, chloroplastic has protein sequence MDSLTLSTSLSPHCSSLNLRHGSSIPKLSPTFCPYPSRKTPLTSLKSSLTSSHQQPASKTPFSDSLILNPNFETGEDDKLSLLLASAPQTPDTAMRGAEADAMGLLFRERIVFLGSQIDDFIADAIISQLLLLDAMDSSKDIRLFINSPGGSLSATMAIFDVVKLVRADVSTVALGIAASTASIILGGGTKGKRFAMPNARIMIHQPLGGASGQAIDVEIQAREIMHNKDNVTKIISNCTGRSYEQVQKDIDRDRYMSPIEAVEYGLIDGVIDRDSIIPLEPVPERVKSTLNYQEISKDPKKFLNPEIPDDEIY, from the exons ATGGACTCTCTCACTCTCTCTACTTCCCTATCTCCTCACTGTTCCTCCCTCAATCTCCGACATGGAAGCTCTATTCCTAAGCTCTCGCCAACTTTTTGCCCTTACCCATCTCGCAAAACCCCCTTAACATCTCTCAAGTCCTCACTTACTTCTTCTCACCAACAACCCGCTTCAAAAACCCCCTTCTCAGATTCCCTAATTCTAAACCCCAATTTTGAAACCGGTGAGGATGATAAGTTGTCGTTGTTACTTGCGTCGGCCCCACAAACGCCGGATACGGCTATGCGCGGCGCTGAAGCCGACGCAATGGGGCTTTTGTTTAGGGAGAGGATTGTTTTCTTGGGTAGTCAAATTGATGACTTTATTGCTGATGCTATTATTAGCCAGCTTTTGTTGTTGGATGCTATGGATTCCTCTAAAGATATTAGGCTCTTTATTAATTCCCCTGGTGGCTCCCTCAG CGCAACAATGGCTATCTTTGACGTTGTGAAGTTGGTGAGGGCCGATGTATCCACAGTTGCACTTGGCATTGCAGCTTCCACAGCTTCAATAATCCTTGGTGGTGGTACCAAAGGAAAGCGCTTTGCAATGCCTAATGCTCGAATTATGATACATCAACCACTTGGGGGTGCAAGCGGTCAAGCAATAGATGTGGAAattcaagcccgagaaataatgCATAACAAGGACAATGTCACCAAAATCATTTCCAATTGCACTGGTCGATCATATGAACAAGTTCAGAAAGATATTGATAGAGACCGTTACATGTCTCCTATTGAAGCTGTAGAATATGGGCTAATTGATGGTGTTATTGATAGAGATAGCATCATTCCACTTGAACCAGTTCCTGAAAGGGTTAAGTCTACATTGAATTATCAGGAAATCAGCAAAGATCCTAAGAAATTTTTGAACCCAGAAATCCCTGATGATGAAATATATTAG